The following coding sequences lie in one Methylotenera versatilis 301 genomic window:
- a CDS encoding O-antigen ligase family protein encodes MTKSSALSTKSLIILALLGLFITLFIGTFVALFGTAVGDNYGILLAVPATLIIGFLFFFDRYLLFFLILLFRSGIDQLLDATRLGSFGLGAVLNALVIIIAFIAIFERPNPVRKVIKQTWLPFLSIAFFTLLITPEPLNAVKSFLSLLSYASIFTLAITLIKSEEDYGRWMRVVFLSSLIPVAYSFIDILNGGFHSQESEGFRINSTFSHPNIFAFYLVLMISLGFYFYKAKVSYFSVFIRKTLPVYILIMLGLLILTKTRSAWAACFAFFTIYALIYERKYLIYILMAPIVGFMIPEVRDRFMDLAQGNEVVNYSKLNSYAWRKLMWESGLNFMDISHYFFGYGLEGFRHYSVDFFPMSTGFQMNAHSVYVQLIFETGGFGLAAFIWLHFRVGQLLVPFYKQNKLMIFSAIMFLLEFALDAYSDNMLAYLSFNWYLWFVLGAAYAVNYAKLQQSDENKATTQVAKAS; translated from the coding sequence GTGACTAAATCTTCTGCACTATCAACAAAGTCGTTAATTATTCTTGCTTTACTGGGGTTATTTATAACGCTATTTATAGGCACTTTTGTCGCATTATTTGGCACTGCGGTAGGCGATAATTATGGAATTCTATTAGCCGTACCAGCTACTTTGATCATTGGATTTTTATTCTTCTTTGATCGCTATCTGCTGTTTTTTCTAATATTACTCTTTAGATCTGGTATTGATCAGTTGTTAGATGCCACCAGGTTAGGTAGCTTTGGCTTGGGTGCTGTATTAAACGCTCTAGTCATCATTATCGCTTTCATTGCCATTTTTGAGAGGCCGAATCCTGTACGAAAGGTGATAAAGCAAACTTGGCTGCCATTTTTATCCATTGCTTTTTTCACTTTGTTAATAACGCCAGAGCCATTAAATGCTGTCAAAAGCTTTTTATCTTTATTATCTTATGCTTCTATTTTTACGCTTGCAATTACGCTAATCAAGTCAGAAGAGGATTATGGTCGCTGGATGCGTGTAGTCTTTTTATCTTCTTTGATCCCAGTAGCGTATTCGTTTATAGACATATTGAATGGTGGGTTTCATTCTCAAGAGTCAGAGGGATTCCGCATCAATAGCACCTTCTCACATCCTAATATTTTTGCCTTTTATCTAGTGTTAATGATATCTCTTGGATTCTATTTTTATAAAGCTAAAGTAAGTTATTTTTCAGTATTTATACGTAAAACCTTGCCAGTTTATATTCTCATTATGCTTGGGTTATTGATTTTGACTAAGACGAGAAGCGCGTGGGCAGCATGCTTTGCATTTTTTACTATATATGCCTTAATTTATGAGCGTAAATATTTAATATATATTTTAATGGCGCCAATTGTTGGCTTTATGATTCCAGAAGTTAGAGATCGATTTATGGATCTTGCGCAGGGCAACGAAGTTGTTAACTACAGTAAGCTTAACTCTTATGCTTGGCGAAAGTTAATGTGGGAGTCTGGCTTAAATTTCATGGATATATCCCACTATTTTTTTGGTTATGGCTTGGAGGGGTTTCGGCACTATTCTGTAGATTTCTTCCCGATGTCCACGGGTTTTCAAATGAATGCACACAGCGTTTATGTTCAGTTGATTTTTGAAACGGGTGGTTTTGGATTGGCTGCTTTTATTTGGCTACACTTTAGAGTTGGACAGTTATTAGTACCGTTTTATAAGCAAAATAAACTTATGATATTCTCGGCCATAATGTTTTTATTGGAGTTTGCATTAGATGCTTACTCTGACAATATGCTCGCCTATCTCTCCTTTAATTGGTACTTATGGTTTGTGTTAGGGGCTGCGTATGCGGTAAATTACGCCAAACTTCAGCAGAGCGATGAAAATAAGGCGACAACTCAAGTTGCTAAGGCCTCATGA
- a CDS encoding GMC oxidoreductase: MISYLKDCVSESLQDYPYCIIGSGAAGISLAIALIRKGHRVLLIDSGDWHEDAALDDAYTGHADAPHPATTEYRRQRFGGTTHLWGGRCVPLDAIDINVRAHVPNSGWPIELQEIEDYYPEAMSYCDAGVADFTINALAGNAAPMFDELPNLQPHLQERIERYSLPTDFSKKYKNELSSSKLAQVLLRARCTKLNLTDQDNRVTSIEVTDGLHKLTINAANFILCGGGIETTRLLLSTRAHAPNWARFDPALGKFYGCHYDLIFGDLSFSGKKPFFDFKKTKDGVYARRKLQFSQAFQAEHGLLNSVFRLHFPAYADAGHGSGVLSTIYLAKSILASEHQSILNHGASSGNKINNSSLAHIKNVATDIGSVFSFGYDYIFKMKLAERRLPYTLVPNRNGSYPLEFNSEQVPDASNKITLLDQVDAQGMPRVSVHWKLTETDIASGVESFIQLQRLLATTQACKLAFDYGELKERISGALPVGGHHIGTTKMGSSAQNSVVDKNCQLHGVANLFVASASVFPTNSHANPTLTIIALALRLANYLDRTMVAR; the protein is encoded by the coding sequence ATGATTTCATATTTAAAAGACTGTGTATCTGAAAGCCTGCAAGATTACCCATATTGCATTATTGGTAGCGGCGCAGCTGGTATTAGTTTAGCCATAGCACTCATACGCAAAGGGCATCGCGTTTTATTGATAGATAGCGGCGATTGGCACGAAGATGCAGCTTTGGATGATGCCTATACGGGGCATGCAGATGCGCCACACCCAGCCACTACAGAATATCGCCGTCAAAGGTTTGGTGGTACTACTCACCTTTGGGGTGGGCGCTGCGTACCCTTAGATGCAATAGATATAAATGTACGAGCTCATGTGCCTAATAGTGGTTGGCCAATTGAGTTACAAGAGATTGAGGATTATTACCCTGAGGCAATGAGTTATTGCGATGCTGGTGTCGCAGACTTTACGATCAACGCACTGGCTGGCAATGCTGCACCGATGTTTGACGAATTGCCAAACTTACAGCCCCATTTACAAGAAAGAATTGAGCGTTATAGCTTACCCACTGATTTCTCAAAAAAATATAAAAATGAATTAAGTAGTTCAAAGCTGGCACAAGTGTTACTTAGAGCGCGTTGCACAAAATTAAATTTGACTGACCAAGATAACAGGGTGACTTCAATTGAAGTCACTGACGGCTTACACAAACTCACTATAAATGCGGCGAACTTTATATTGTGCGGTGGCGGCATTGAGACGACACGATTACTGCTTTCTACTAGAGCGCATGCACCAAATTGGGCTAGATTTGATCCAGCACTTGGTAAATTTTATGGATGTCACTACGACTTAATATTTGGTGATTTAAGTTTCAGCGGCAAGAAGCCATTTTTTGATTTTAAAAAAACGAAAGATGGTGTTTATGCGCGGCGCAAATTGCAGTTCTCGCAAGCTTTTCAGGCCGAACATGGTCTGTTAAATTCAGTTTTTCGTTTACATTTTCCAGCTTATGCAGATGCTGGACACGGCAGTGGGGTACTCTCAACAATTTATCTTGCAAAGTCGATATTGGCATCAGAGCATCAGTCTATTTTAAACCATGGTGCAAGTAGTGGTAACAAGATCAATAACAGCAGTTTGGCACACATTAAAAATGTGGCGACAGATATTGGCTCAGTATTTAGCTTTGGCTATGACTATATATTCAAAATGAAGCTGGCTGAGCGCAGGTTGCCGTATACACTTGTTCCTAATAGAAATGGAAGCTATCCGCTTGAATTTAACAGTGAGCAAGTGCCAGATGCCAGTAATAAAATTACTTTGCTTGACCAGGTAGATGCGCAGGGAATGCCTCGTGTTTCTGTGCATTGGAAGTTAACAGAAACGGATATTGCATCAGGTGTAGAGTCTTTTATACAGCTTCAGCGACTTTTAGCTACGACACAAGCATGTAAGTTGGCTTTTGATTATGGTGAGCTAAAAGAGAGAATTTCTGGCGCTTTACCCGTTGGTGGACATCATATAGGTACGACCAAAATGGGCAGCTCAGCACAAAATAGTGTGGTGGATAAGAACTGTCAATTACATGGGGTAGCGAATTTATTCGTGGCGAGTGCTTCCGTATTTCCAACAAATAGCCATGCCAATCCAACGCTTACCATCATTGCATTAGCTTTGAGGTTGGCTAACTACTTAGATAGAACGATGGTAGCGCGTTAA
- a CDS encoding glycosyltransferase yields MKIAYLTSIYARASDTFIRNEVIELRARGHEVFTFSIRREANDKNVSTEVAAEQSTTDYILEKSPLTLILTFFAVFFKSPFQILSAFKLAWKTRALGLRGAFLQLAYLVEAAYLAHRMQAVGIEIVHNHIAENSANVAMLSSAMSGIPYSMTVHGPGIFFHPKHWALGEKIARSAFTATITSFCKSQCMLFSDANVWHKLHIVRCSVGKSFDVSNIQPIPEAPRLVFVGRLCAEKGLPILVEAVAQHVEAGGKCELVLIGDGPLRKEIETIIERRKLQSAIKILGWKGSVEVRAEIERCRALVLPSFAEGLPVVIMEAFALGRPVVTTQIAGIPELVIDQVNGWLVPAGSVERLVQALGQVTMATPSAIQQMGERASVRLRELHDFNTEVDKLESLFKAAIKSS; encoded by the coding sequence ATGAAAATAGCTTATCTCACCAGTATCTACGCGCGTGCTAGTGATACTTTTATTCGCAATGAAGTCATCGAGCTCCGTGCCAGAGGGCATGAGGTGTTTACATTTTCAATACGTCGTGAGGCGAATGATAAGAATGTAAGTACTGAAGTAGCTGCAGAACAATCGACTACAGATTATATTTTAGAAAAAAGCCCATTAACGCTTATCCTTACTTTCTTTGCCGTTTTTTTTAAATCACCTTTTCAGATTTTAAGTGCTTTTAAGCTTGCATGGAAAACACGCGCACTAGGCTTACGTGGCGCTTTTTTGCAGTTAGCTTATTTAGTTGAAGCCGCCTATTTAGCACATCGCATGCAGGCAGTTGGTATTGAGATTGTGCATAACCATATCGCGGAAAACTCAGCTAACGTTGCAATGCTAAGCTCTGCAATGTCTGGCATACCTTACAGTATGACTGTTCACGGCCCAGGCATATTTTTTCATCCAAAGCATTGGGCGCTAGGTGAAAAAATTGCACGCTCAGCTTTTACTGCAACTATTACCAGCTTTTGTAAAAGTCAGTGTATGTTGTTTAGTGACGCTAATGTTTGGCATAAATTGCATATAGTGCGCTGTTCAGTAGGAAAGAGTTTTGATGTGTCTAATATTCAGCCAATTCCCGAAGCGCCTAGGTTAGTTTTTGTCGGTAGGTTATGTGCTGAAAAAGGCTTGCCTATTCTAGTTGAGGCTGTAGCGCAGCATGTAGAGGCTGGCGGAAAATGTGAGCTAGTATTGATTGGTGATGGGCCTCTAAGAAAAGAAATTGAGACAATTATTGAGCGCCGTAAATTACAAAGTGCAATTAAAATATTAGGCTGGAAAGGTAGCGTCGAGGTACGCGCTGAAATTGAGCGTTGCCGCGCATTAGTGCTGCCAAGTTTTGCAGAAGGTTTACCCGTAGTGATTATGGAAGCATTTGCATTAGGTAGGCCTGTCGTGACCACGCAAATTGCAGGTATTCCAGAACTAGTGATTGATCAAGTCAATGGTTGGTTAGTGCCGGCAGGCTCAGTAGAGAGGCTAGTACAGGCCTTAGGTCAGGTTACCATGGCTACCCCTAGTGCAATACAGCAAATGGGCGAGCGTGCATCAGTAAGGTTGCGCGAATTACATGACTTTAACACCGAAGTAGATAAGTTAGAGTCCTTGTTTAAGGCTGCCATTAAGTCATCATGA
- the kdsA gene encoding 3-deoxy-8-phosphooctulonate synthase translates to MQLTKDIILDNQKSFVLFGGINVLEDVESTLKACEHYVNVTKKLGIPLVFKASFDKANRSSINSHRGPGMEEGLKIFQAVKAEFGVPLITDVHEPWQAAPVAEVIDILQLPAFLARQTDLVVALAKTGKPINVKKPQFLSPHQMLNIVEKFKEAGNDKVILCERGSAFGYDNLVVDMLGFGVMKKVCPGTPIIFDVTHALQQREALGAASGGRREQVVDLARAGMAVGLAGLFLEAHPNPKEAKCDGPSALPIDQLEAFLTQIKAIDDLVKSFPPLNIV, encoded by the coding sequence ATGCAATTAACTAAAGATATTATTCTTGATAATCAAAAAAGCTTTGTGCTATTTGGCGGTATCAATGTACTTGAGGACGTAGAAAGCACGCTAAAGGCTTGCGAGCATTATGTTAATGTGACTAAAAAACTGGGTATCCCTTTAGTATTCAAGGCTTCATTCGATAAAGCTAATCGCTCTTCAATCAACTCGCATCGCGGTCCAGGTATGGAAGAGGGCTTAAAGATATTTCAGGCGGTTAAGGCTGAGTTTGGTGTGCCATTGATTACCGATGTGCATGAGCCATGGCAAGCTGCACCTGTGGCTGAAGTGATTGATATTCTACAGTTACCAGCATTTTTGGCACGTCAAACAGATCTCGTGGTTGCATTAGCAAAAACAGGTAAACCAATAAACGTGAAAAAACCACAGTTTTTAAGCCCGCATCAAATGCTTAATATCGTTGAGAAGTTTAAAGAAGCGGGTAATGACAAAGTAATTTTATGTGAGCGTGGCAGTGCATTTGGCTACGATAACTTAGTAGTAGATATGCTTGGTTTTGGCGTGATGAAAAAGGTCTGTCCAGGCACGCCAATCATATTTGATGTCACACATGCGCTGCAACAAAGAGAGGCGCTTGGTGCAGCGTCAGGCGGCAGGCGTGAGCAAGTGGTAGATTTAGCACGTGCAGGTATGGCGGTAGGCTTGGCTGGCTTATTTTTAGAGGCACATCCAAATCCTAAAGAAGCTAAATGTGATGGACCGAGTGCATTGCCTATTGATCAGCTAGAGGCATTTTTAACGCAAATTAAAGCGATTGATGATTTGGTAAAATCATTTCCACCGTTAAATATTGTTTAA
- a CDS encoding NAD-dependent epimerase/dehydratase family protein, translating to MKLLITGANGFIGKSLVAEALLHSYQVVALVRKQAPLEWVDLKNLEVIICDLDEDEIPDLSTFSIDCVVHLAASMNPKSIDASNDVLLGTKKLIAEMQRSGIKKLIGMSSISVLDYESTKALTVINEETNISRNYQKMGQYSVLKTQQEDIYRAFGANGVNQCVIFRPGLVYDRNTLNAAHAGIIKSKFQLLVNHQGKVPLVNLESVLSAILKSASLEVSKVETVHLLDDDLPSQMEYLSALRNRKSIKTGGIVLAWWLLSPLIKIIFPVANMLNKTRVLPDLFFPHAFASRMKPFFFSNTKAKQLLNWQPKSFQ from the coding sequence ATGAAGTTACTCATTACTGGAGCAAACGGTTTTATTGGTAAAAGCCTAGTTGCAGAGGCTCTATTGCATAGTTACCAAGTAGTTGCGTTGGTGCGTAAACAAGCGCCATTGGAGTGGGTTGATTTAAAGAATTTGGAAGTAATTATTTGTGATCTAGATGAAGATGAAATTCCAGATTTGAGTACCTTTTCGATTGATTGTGTAGTGCATCTTGCTGCATCTATGAATCCTAAATCAATAGATGCAAGCAATGATGTGTTGCTGGGTACAAAGAAGCTCATTGCCGAAATGCAACGATCAGGCATTAAGAAACTCATTGGCATGAGCAGCATTTCAGTGCTTGATTATGAGAGCACAAAGGCGCTAACAGTTATCAATGAAGAAACTAATATCTCACGCAATTACCAGAAAATGGGTCAGTACTCTGTATTGAAAACTCAGCAAGAAGATATTTACCGAGCTTTTGGTGCTAATGGTGTCAATCAGTGTGTGATTTTTCGACCGGGATTAGTTTATGATCGCAACACATTAAACGCAGCGCATGCGGGTATTATTAAATCAAAATTTCAGTTGTTGGTGAATCATCAAGGTAAAGTACCGCTTGTTAATTTAGAGTCAGTACTTAGTGCTATATTAAAATCAGCTAGTTTAGAAGTAAGTAAGGTTGAAACAGTACATTTATTAGATGACGATTTACCATCTCAAATGGAATACCTTTCAGCTTTGCGTAATAGAAAGAGCATCAAGACGGGCGGTATAGTTCTTGCTTGGTGGTTACTGTCGCCTTTAATTAAGATTATTTTTCCAGTTGCCAATATGCTTAATAAAACACGAGTTCTGCCAGATTTATTTTTCCCCCATGCTTTTGCTTCAAGAATGAAACCATTTTTCTTTTCAAATACAAAGGCAAAGCAGCTTTTAAATTGGCAACCAAAAAGCTTTCAATAA
- a CDS encoding glycosyltransferase family 2 protein, with amino-acid sequence MPKISIIIPVYGVEKYIERCAVSIFEQTNKDFEMVFINDCSKDNSEVILLDVISRYKGASIDVRIIQHEVNKGISATRETGLNKAKGEYILYVDSDDYIAPNMVELMVARANDTNADIIYSDYYDLKNGELIYQNQSLSVRDPLLITASMLRSEIVWTPWNKIFKKSLATVHNIHWPININVGEDLVVMSKLFANAKEIEYVNQALYIYNRDNVNSYINSWSVSSCQQSIKAVESVNAFFSDEFPNADLIKSLDKVKLASRYQMLYTFDKNLYKLIPDTFPETDDKIFTFENTSFYWKVALFLVVKKKTILATSMTRAIFLLKKTRAFIQS; translated from the coding sequence ATGCCCAAAATATCCATCATAATTCCTGTATACGGCGTAGAGAAGTACATTGAGCGATGTGCTGTGTCTATTTTTGAGCAAACAAATAAAGACTTTGAGATGGTATTTATTAATGATTGTAGTAAAGATAATAGTGAGGTAATTTTACTTGATGTCATTAGCCGCTACAAAGGTGCATCTATAGATGTAAGGATCATTCAGCACGAGGTAAATAAGGGTATTTCTGCTACTAGGGAAACTGGGTTAAATAAAGCTAAAGGTGAGTATATTCTTTACGTGGATTCTGATGATTACATTGCCCCAAATATGGTTGAATTGATGGTTGCGCGTGCTAATGATACTAATGCTGACATTATTTACTCAGATTATTATGATCTTAAAAATGGTGAGTTAATTTACCAAAACCAGTCTTTATCTGTGAGAGATCCTCTATTAATTACAGCTTCAATGCTCCGCAGTGAAATTGTATGGACGCCTTGGAATAAAATATTTAAAAAATCGTTAGCAACCGTCCACAATATTCATTGGCCAATCAATATTAACGTAGGTGAAGATCTGGTTGTAATGAGCAAGCTATTTGCAAATGCAAAAGAAATTGAATATGTAAATCAAGCTTTATATATTTATAATCGTGATAATGTTAACTCTTATATAAACTCATGGAGCGTTTCGTCTTGTCAACAAAGTATTAAAGCTGTGGAATCTGTAAATGCCTTTTTTAGCGATGAGTTTCCAAATGCGGATTTAATTAAATCATTAGATAAAGTTAAGTTAGCCTCTCGTTATCAAATGCTTTACACGTTTGATAAGAACTTGTACAAGTTAATACCAGATACATTCCCAGAAACGGATGACAAAATTTTCACTTTTGAAAATACATCTTTTTATTGGAAAGTCGCACTTTTCTTAGTCGTGAAAAAGAAAACCATACTTGCAACATCAATGACGAGGGCAATTTTTTTATTAAAAAAAACTCGGGCTTTTATACAATCATAA
- a CDS encoding galactosyl transferase, with amino-acid sequence MNTLITFIIPVRHQANSKDWVKLKANLTQTIASVASQTNPNWRAVIVANEGADLPLAPEGFEVVRVSFPPNEMYEQQGHDKEAFYDAVRLDKGRRVIKGMLHVRDTTFYMVVDDDDFVSNRLVNYVAQNQNANGWKISEGYVWGDGGKLLYIHRDFANFCGTSLIIRSSLYDLPGSFETASSEYVKTMLGSHVKIGKILADKGTPLASLPFRGAVYRVGHAGAHSKSPTLIKMYLLNRSIILKPFKLLRNLMSMRFVSSTIRKDYFGL; translated from the coding sequence ATGAATACTCTCATCACTTTTATTATTCCAGTACGCCATCAAGCTAATTCAAAAGATTGGGTTAAACTTAAGGCTAATTTAACTCAAACTATTGCCTCAGTTGCCTCACAAACTAATCCAAACTGGCGGGCAGTAATAGTCGCGAATGAAGGGGCAGATTTACCTTTAGCTCCAGAAGGTTTTGAAGTGGTTCGAGTGAGCTTCCCTCCTAATGAAATGTATGAGCAGCAAGGGCATGATAAGGAAGCTTTTTATGATGCAGTTCGTTTAGATAAGGGGCGGCGAGTAATCAAAGGCATGCTTCATGTTAGAGATACCACTTTTTATATGGTAGTTGATGACGACGATTTTGTGAGCAATCGCTTAGTAAATTATGTAGCACAAAACCAAAATGCCAATGGCTGGAAGATTAGTGAAGGCTATGTATGGGGTGATGGAGGTAAGTTACTCTATATTCATCGTGATTTTGCCAATTTCTGCGGGACTTCACTGATTATTCGATCTAGTCTTTATGACTTGCCTGGCAGTTTTGAAACTGCATCAAGTGAATATGTTAAAACCATGCTTGGTAGCCATGTAAAGATAGGTAAAATATTGGCTGATAAAGGAACTCCTCTGGCAAGTTTACCATTTCGAGGCGCAGTTTATCGCGTAGGGCATGCTGGTGCGCACAGTAAGTCACCCACATTGATTAAAATGTATTTACTAAATAGATCTATCATACTTAAGCCGTTTAAACTTCTTCGCAATTTAATGAGTATGCGCTTTGTAAGTTCAACCATAAGAAAAGATTATTTTGGATTATAG
- a CDS encoding acyltransferase family protein: protein MTVNLNQQHADKQLSHPKYRPDIDGLRAIAVLSVVIFHAFPTWVKGGFVGVDIFFVISGFLISTIIFENLSKDSFSFFEFYSRRVKRIYPVLLVVLSVCFLFGWFALLADEFKILGKHLAAGAGFVSNLVLWSESGYFDNAADTKPLLHLWSLGVEEQFYIIWPLLAWFAWKKKFNFLWVSFSILLVSFLLNIVQVHSNATATFYSPQTRFWELLIGSSLAYVKLFKSDLLDNLPPNAKNLSSVIGLTLIGLAVTTITKESAFPGWWALMPTVGTALIIAAGMGAWVNQKVLSNKILVWVGLISFPLYLWHWPLLSFEHILISELPTPKVRIIAILAAFVLAWLSYQFVEKPLRFRKDKKVTIILFSLMIAVGLVGYVTYLKDGLKSREVANLQVVNQGDVGHDEFREYYQAHFKLCTPLAIRKEALPWKDTVRCFQSKEGQIDTVIIGDSHAEHLFLGLAEELKNKNVGYYIKSGLPIISNKEFSAIFNEVANNQKITTVIMSSYWSQRLKEVPTDSSFKNELQKTINMLNKHNKNIYILDDTPNFSFSPKNCKFSGSYLRWHTCEDEATFFGKQKARYIHTLDDIEKVNLNVKILRTTQLFCDENFCYMAKNGELLYRDPNHLSINGSRFVAKNIILSNSNLSQ from the coding sequence ATGACAGTAAACTTAAATCAACAACATGCAGACAAACAATTAAGCCATCCTAAATATCGCCCAGATATTGATGGCTTGAGAGCGATAGCGGTGCTATCAGTCGTTATATTTCACGCGTTTCCTACTTGGGTTAAAGGTGGCTTCGTAGGCGTTGATATTTTCTTTGTAATCTCTGGTTTTTTGATTTCAACAATCATTTTTGAAAATCTATCCAAAGACAGCTTTAGTTTTTTTGAGTTTTATAGCCGTCGTGTTAAACGCATATATCCCGTATTGCTGGTAGTTTTAAGTGTATGTTTTTTGTTTGGCTGGTTTGCCCTGCTTGCAGATGAGTTTAAGATACTTGGGAAACATCTTGCTGCTGGAGCAGGGTTTGTGTCTAATTTGGTGTTATGGAGCGAGAGTGGATACTTTGATAATGCTGCAGATACAAAGCCTTTATTACATTTATGGTCCCTAGGTGTAGAAGAACAGTTTTATATTATTTGGCCATTACTAGCTTGGTTTGCTTGGAAGAAAAAATTTAATTTTTTATGGGTTAGCTTTTCTATATTGTTGGTTTCATTTTTGCTGAATATAGTGCAAGTTCATTCCAATGCAACAGCTACGTTTTATTCTCCACAAACACGTTTTTGGGAATTACTCATAGGCTCATCGCTAGCTTATGTAAAATTATTTAAATCAGATTTATTAGATAATTTACCACCAAATGCTAAAAATTTATCTTCCGTAATTGGCTTAACACTCATTGGCTTAGCCGTTACAACCATCACTAAAGAGAGCGCTTTCCCAGGCTGGTGGGCATTAATGCCTACCGTAGGAACGGCCCTTATTATTGCTGCAGGCATGGGGGCATGGGTAAATCAAAAAGTTTTATCCAATAAAATTTTAGTTTGGGTTGGGTTAATTAGCTTCCCACTTTATTTGTGGCATTGGCCGCTGCTTTCTTTTGAGCATATTTTAATCAGTGAACTACCTACGCCTAAGGTTAGGATTATTGCAATATTGGCTGCATTTGTATTGGCTTGGCTATCTTATCAATTCGTAGAAAAACCACTACGCTTTAGAAAAGATAAAAAAGTTACCATTATTTTATTTTCCCTGATGATTGCAGTGGGTCTAGTTGGATATGTCACATATCTCAAAGATGGGCTAAAGTCACGCGAAGTAGCAAACCTTCAAGTGGTTAATCAAGGTGATGTAGGGCACGATGAGTTTCGTGAATATTACCAAGCGCATTTTAAATTATGTACCCCTTTAGCTATTCGCAAGGAGGCGCTTCCTTGGAAAGATACTGTTAGATGTTTTCAGTCTAAAGAAGGACAAATTGACACTGTGATTATAGGCGACAGTCATGCGGAGCATCTGTTTTTAGGGCTTGCTGAGGAGTTAAAAAACAAAAATGTAGGCTATTACATTAAAAGTGGGTTGCCAATTATTAGTAATAAAGAGTTTAGTGCTATTTTTAATGAGGTTGCCAATAATCAAAAAATTACTACAGTGATTATGTCTTCGTATTGGTCACAAAGACTGAAAGAAGTCCCAACTGATAGTAGTTTCAAGAATGAGTTACAAAAAACCATCAATATGCTAAATAAACATAATAAAAATATTTACATTTTAGATGACACTCCAAATTTCTCTTTTAGTCCTAAAAATTGCAAGTTTTCTGGCAGCTATCTTAGATGGCATACCTGTGAAGATGAAGCTACATTTTTTGGTAAACAAAAAGCTCGATATATTCATACGCTTGATGACATTGAGAAAGTTAATCTGAATGTGAAAATATTGCGAACTACTCAGCTATTTTGCGATGAGAATTTTTGCTACATGGCAAAAAATGGGGAGTTGCTATATAGGGATCCTAATCATTTGAGCATTAATGGCTCAAGATTTGTAGCAAAAAATATTATTTTAAGTAATAGTAACTTGAGTCAATAG